A stretch of Schistocerca cancellata isolate TAMUIC-IGC-003103 chromosome 3, iqSchCanc2.1, whole genome shotgun sequence DNA encodes these proteins:
- the LOC126176237 gene encoding uncharacterized protein LOC126176237, which translates to MGLDVLAVSDIRVRGEKEEEVGEYKVYLSGVKAGIAQWGVGLYIRKEMEPSVVAIRYVNKRLMWIDLTVSSKKIRIVSVYSHCEGTDQDKMDSFYEALSDVVVRVKDKDSVLLMGDFNARIGNRTEGYEKVMGKFGEDMEANRNGKQLLDFCAMKLGL; encoded by the exons atggggctggacgttttagctgttagtgacattcgggtaaggggtgagaaagaagaggaagtgggagaatacaaggtctacctgtcaggagtcaaagcaggaatagcacaatggggtgtagggctttacatcaggaaagaaatggaacccagcgtagttgcaataaggtatgtaaacaaacgactgatgtggatagatttgacagtgtctagcaagaaaattaggattgtgtcagtatattcgcattgtgaagggacagatcaagataagatggatagtttttatgaggcactcagtgatgtagttgttagagtaaaggacaaggacagtgttctgctcatgggtgattttaacgccaggattggaaatcgaacagaagggtatgaaaaggttatgggtaaatttggagaggatatggaggccaacaggaatgggaaacaactcttggatttctgtgcca tgaaattgggattgtga